From the genome of Pelagicoccus sp. SDUM812003, one region includes:
- a CDS encoding family 43 glycosylhydrolase, giving the protein MSKKLSAASLRAKNYDKGPEWYCEIVSKPITGDLAEARDGMVRRDPSAVIEVDGIYHVWYSKGEGESFGFGSGDPDKKTFPWDHCEVWHATSKDGWHWEEQGVAVRRGPTGAYDDRSVFTPEILAHDGKYYLVYQVVTSPYTRRSYENVSMAIADSPYGPWAKVDGPILKAEADGVWDGEADNRFLVKSKGSFDSHKVHDPCLMFFRGKFYLYYKGEPMGEEMFMGGRETKWGVAIADKIEGPYVKSEYNPISNSGHEICVWHYNGGIAGMLTTDGPERNTLQWSRDGVNFEIMAYIKGAPEANGLFRTSDHDKGPLEGLRWGLCHVVDGQKGYLERFEVDESLKSFFLSRETYE; this is encoded by the coding sequence ATGAGCAAAAAACTAAGCGCTGCGAGCCTGCGGGCCAAGAACTACGACAAGGGACCTGAATGGTACTGTGAAATTGTCAGCAAGCCAATTACGGGAGATCTTGCGGAAGCGCGGGATGGGATGGTGCGGCGCGATCCGAGCGCAGTGATTGAAGTGGACGGCATCTACCATGTCTGGTACAGTAAGGGCGAGGGCGAGAGCTTCGGTTTCGGGTCGGGGGATCCTGACAAGAAGACCTTTCCGTGGGATCACTGCGAGGTCTGGCATGCGACCAGCAAGGACGGTTGGCATTGGGAAGAACAGGGCGTGGCGGTGCGGCGCGGGCCAACGGGAGCTTACGATGATCGAAGCGTATTCACTCCAGAAATACTGGCTCACGATGGAAAGTACTATCTTGTCTATCAGGTAGTAACTTCGCCGTACACGAGACGTTCTTATGAAAATGTCTCAATGGCGATCGCAGATTCCCCTTATGGACCTTGGGCAAAAGTCGATGGACCAATCCTAAAGGCCGAAGCGGATGGCGTGTGGGATGGTGAAGCAGATAATCGATTTCTCGTGAAGTCAAAGGGCAGCTTTGATAGTCATAAAGTCCACGATCCTTGTTTGATGTTTTTTCGGGGGAAGTTCTACCTCTACTATAAAGGTGAACCCATGGGGGAGGAGATGTTCATGGGAGGTCGAGAGACCAAGTGGGGAGTCGCGATTGCAGATAAGATTGAAGGTCCGTATGTAAAGAGTGAGTACAACCCTATCTCTAACTCTGGCCACGAAATCTGCGTTTGGCACTATAATGGCGGTATTGCAGGGATGCTGACGACGGATGGGCCAGAAAGGAACACTCTTCAGTGGTCTCGAGACGGCGTCAATTTCGAGATCATGGCATACATAAAAGGAGCCCCAGAGGCCAATGGACTTTTCAGGACATCTGACCATGACAAAGGTCCGTTGGAGGGGCTAAGGTGGGGGTTGTGTCACGTCGTTGATGGTCAAAAAGGGTATTTGGAGCGCTTCGAAGTCGATGAAAGTCTGAAGTCGTTTTTCCTGTCCCGGGAGACATACGAGTAG
- a CDS encoding ATP-binding protein: MNLHPKSLIIAVFANLLIVYVARASTELKHMASEGIPKLETVYPFESGIRGRVHSIDQMPNGDLAILSESGLHIFDGTRWSRLSGVNWPERIVNISNEASILATSEGAVRVENNRLGTYDVQVLPFAEVLQSVQSVAQLNQQRFALWADTLAVDLGDGTHKSIKLSNWAGELFVIGETLFTVGGTDAGINRWDAGTNTLSEMQEVLKPVGYSWPHAITPRAEGGFWILTQNNQVVSFDGMISQAWRGNESLLAQSTSVQDLVEVRAGELAFGTSSKGILAYDKLGNLVLELSQNQGLDDRNVNRVGLDRQGGLWAASKDHLTRISTDFRTLIYDERQGVTETVNAIEIFNGRVYLGTEAGLIASSPSKSSAPFSEIDQTRRISDLKAHEDHLFIAGNYLKALRSDGMIYEISQEGGTNFWQPSAFPHLMLAGNYRGIVVMKREHGHWREQNVISAAGNEIFSMAESSDGYIWGSTGGNQIARLILSPGGEGEIELFSMPATLNGAWSHVALINDRVYLNTTPCSVWNTGSKKWEIDPQMIYFPGQEPMGFEQIFGYNDELAYVSVNPRSGQTLLRPSIRVRGDIATVGNAVNGRAKCMTIDQEGIAWIGGTFGLIRATDPYGPTSGVSEKPRIKRLQSLKDGELLPTTTNSENSLVLGPSQNSLRFEISFQHFDAVGRHQYQTMLEGLDPDWSDFSDAPFREITNLSPGIYSLKVRAQTATGQYSEIYEFPFQLEAPWWSKPIALLFYAACLLGLILLIVRLATRQQTRKARKLERLVQERTNELEQHASLLTERNEELKEKTIALESTTSSLTEALEQLKKAQNHLVDTARTAGKAEVAINVLHSVGNTLNSVNTSVHVIARTLEASKSLKLRRIAALLEENQRDIANYLATDPRGCKIPEYLTSLSKAIDEEIAELSCETKSIESDLQHIKRIVSEQQNHAKNTGVIEEVNLYDLFETAVSIVCNDPFASKIEFCNTISEDITVTSDRSQLLDIIVNLVSNSLDAIKERKVELGSIAATASPSKDSMYICLGIHDNGIGIEAKIQNNVFQHGFTTKTNGHGFGLHSAANSAKRLGGRLSLTSHGVNKGAKATLKIPFERKTTAFSAA, from the coding sequence GTGAATCTCCACCCAAAATCTTTAATCATCGCGGTTTTTGCAAACTTGCTCATCGTTTATGTCGCGAGAGCCTCAACCGAACTCAAGCATATGGCATCAGAGGGGATTCCCAAACTCGAGACCGTCTACCCATTCGAGTCCGGCATTCGCGGCAGAGTACACTCTATAGACCAAATGCCAAACGGCGACCTCGCCATTCTGAGCGAGAGCGGATTACACATCTTCGATGGTACTCGCTGGAGCAGACTCTCGGGCGTCAACTGGCCAGAGCGAATTGTAAACATCTCTAACGAAGCGTCGATTCTCGCCACGTCAGAAGGAGCGGTAAGAGTTGAGAATAATCGGCTGGGCACATACGACGTCCAAGTCTTACCATTCGCAGAAGTTTTGCAATCGGTCCAATCGGTCGCACAACTGAATCAGCAACGATTCGCCCTTTGGGCTGACACTCTTGCCGTCGATCTAGGTGACGGCACACATAAATCGATAAAATTGTCTAACTGGGCGGGAGAACTTTTCGTAATCGGAGAGACTTTATTTACAGTTGGAGGTACTGATGCGGGCATCAACAGGTGGGATGCGGGAACCAATACTCTCTCAGAAATGCAAGAAGTTCTCAAGCCAGTAGGTTACAGCTGGCCACACGCTATAACGCCAAGGGCAGAGGGTGGCTTTTGGATACTCACACAAAACAATCAAGTTGTCTCATTCGACGGAATGATATCGCAAGCCTGGAGAGGTAACGAGTCCCTTTTAGCCCAATCAACTAGCGTCCAGGATCTCGTTGAAGTAAGAGCTGGGGAGCTCGCCTTCGGGACGTCCAGTAAAGGAATATTGGCTTACGACAAACTGGGAAATCTAGTGCTCGAATTATCCCAAAACCAGGGTCTAGACGATCGAAATGTTAACCGGGTGGGCCTCGACAGGCAAGGTGGACTCTGGGCAGCAAGCAAAGATCATCTCACTCGAATATCTACAGATTTCCGAACATTGATCTACGACGAGCGACAGGGAGTTACGGAGACCGTAAATGCGATCGAGATCTTCAACGGACGAGTCTATTTAGGAACTGAGGCAGGACTTATCGCATCAAGCCCGTCCAAATCCTCCGCCCCATTTTCGGAAATAGACCAAACCCGTCGGATCTCTGATCTGAAAGCACATGAAGACCATCTCTTTATCGCAGGGAATTACCTCAAGGCCCTTCGTTCAGACGGCATGATATACGAGATATCCCAAGAAGGAGGCACGAATTTCTGGCAGCCCTCGGCTTTTCCACACCTAATGCTCGCTGGCAATTACAGGGGAATAGTCGTCATGAAGAGAGAGCACGGCCATTGGCGGGAGCAAAACGTAATTTCGGCTGCGGGAAATGAAATCTTCTCAATGGCCGAAAGCTCAGACGGCTACATTTGGGGAAGCACAGGCGGCAATCAAATCGCTAGACTGATTTTATCGCCCGGGGGCGAAGGCGAGATCGAACTGTTTTCAATGCCGGCCACTCTCAATGGAGCATGGAGCCACGTCGCCCTCATTAACGATCGAGTTTACCTTAACACAACCCCCTGCTCCGTGTGGAATACTGGTAGCAAAAAATGGGAAATAGATCCACAGATGATCTACTTCCCTGGCCAAGAGCCCATGGGATTCGAACAGATATTCGGCTACAATGACGAGCTAGCTTACGTTTCGGTAAATCCTAGGAGCGGCCAAACACTACTGAGACCAAGCATAAGAGTCCGAGGTGACATCGCAACAGTAGGAAACGCTGTAAACGGGAGAGCTAAGTGCATGACAATCGATCAAGAAGGGATCGCATGGATTGGCGGTACATTTGGACTGATCAGAGCGACTGACCCCTACGGGCCAACCTCAGGCGTAAGTGAAAAGCCCCGAATTAAGCGTCTGCAGTCGTTAAAAGACGGCGAACTGCTGCCAACGACTACCAACAGCGAAAACTCACTTGTCTTAGGTCCGTCCCAGAACTCGCTTCGGTTCGAAATATCCTTTCAACACTTCGACGCAGTAGGACGCCATCAGTACCAAACAATGCTCGAAGGCTTGGACCCGGATTGGTCCGATTTCTCAGACGCACCATTTAGAGAAATAACAAATCTTTCTCCTGGAATATATTCGCTGAAGGTACGAGCTCAGACCGCAACCGGGCAATACAGCGAGATCTACGAGTTCCCGTTTCAACTAGAAGCTCCTTGGTGGTCGAAACCTATCGCGCTTCTATTCTACGCTGCCTGCCTTCTGGGACTTATTTTGCTAATCGTCCGATTGGCGACACGTCAACAGACCCGGAAAGCAAGAAAGCTAGAACGCCTAGTGCAAGAGCGAACCAACGAACTAGAACAGCATGCCTCTCTGCTCACCGAAAGAAACGAAGAACTAAAAGAAAAAACGATCGCACTTGAATCTACAACAAGCTCGCTCACCGAGGCCCTCGAACAACTGAAGAAAGCTCAAAATCACTTAGTCGATACCGCTCGGACAGCCGGCAAAGCGGAAGTCGCCATCAACGTCCTCCATAGCGTCGGCAACACTCTCAATAGCGTCAATACGAGCGTCCATGTGATAGCCAGGACCTTGGAAGCCTCAAAGTCCCTTAAACTACGGCGCATTGCGGCACTATTGGAAGAGAATCAGCGAGACATAGCGAATTATTTAGCGACGGATCCACGCGGCTGCAAAATACCCGAGTATTTAACAAGCCTCTCGAAAGCCATCGACGAAGAAATTGCTGAGCTTTCATGTGAAACGAAATCGATAGAGTCAGACCTCCAGCATATCAAGCGGATCGTTTCTGAACAACAAAACCATGCGAAGAATACTGGAGTGATCGAAGAGGTGAATCTCTACGACCTTTTTGAGACCGCAGTTTCCATAGTCTGCAACGATCCATTCGCGAGCAAAATTGAATTCTGCAACACAATTTCGGAGGACATCACAGTGACATCGGATAGGAGCCAACTCCTTGATATAATCGTAAACCTTGTCAGCAACTCGCTAGACGCAATAAAAGAAAGAAAAGTCGAGCTAGGCTCCATAGCGGCTACTGCAAGTCCCAGCAAGGACTCTATGTATATCTGCCTAGGCATCCACGATAACGGGATCGGTATAGAAGCCAAAATCCAAAACAACGTTTTCCAACACGGATTCACAACAAAGACGAATGGACATGGTTTCGGGCTCCACTCAGCTGCCAATTCAGCTAAACGTCTCGGCGGACGACTTTCGCTCACTAGCCATGGTGTAAACAAGGGAGCCAAAGCCACACTCAAAATACCATTTGAAAGGAAAACAACTGCGTTTTCCGCTGCGTGA
- a CDS encoding helix-turn-helix domain-containing protein, translating into MQKSKAQIRCEEEVELLMRSNRRQYRYLEDVAPKVAYKVQRGQAPGMRLADLSKELTAAYLNTPITEDLLCTQVGHHQAVGTHYIHRPNGSDDTILLYSTNGQGWIEIEEQSYTVAERDALLIPSSLPHKYGSNPDAPWAPYWVHFQGRQTAAYTKLLAKPAGTPVFHLSHRQEITIAIEQVFKQMSHVHTYANLLATSGALSHLLSLIHLRMRAAEPRSRSVDENLDKTIEFMHRNVSEKFSLSELAKLAHLSPNHFGALFLKRFQSTPIDYFNRLKIQRACELLTTTQLSVAEVGEALGFSDPFYFSRLFKKVMGKSPRAYR; encoded by the coding sequence ATGCAGAAGTCGAAAGCGCAGATCCGCTGCGAGGAGGAGGTCGAGCTCCTCATGCGCAGCAACCGCCGACAGTACCGCTACCTTGAAGACGTCGCCCCCAAGGTCGCCTACAAGGTGCAACGCGGCCAGGCGCCGGGCATGCGTCTCGCCGACCTGTCTAAGGAACTTACCGCCGCCTACCTGAACACCCCCATCACCGAAGACCTCCTCTGCACGCAAGTCGGCCACCACCAAGCCGTCGGCACCCACTACATCCACCGCCCCAACGGCAGCGACGATACCATCCTCCTCTACTCCACCAACGGACAAGGCTGGATCGAAATCGAAGAGCAAAGCTACACCGTGGCCGAACGCGACGCCCTTCTGATCCCCAGCTCGCTGCCCCACAAATACGGCTCCAACCCCGACGCCCCCTGGGCACCCTACTGGGTCCATTTCCAAGGCCGGCAGACAGCCGCCTACACCAAGCTGCTCGCGAAGCCAGCCGGCACGCCCGTCTTCCACCTCTCCCACCGGCAGGAAATCACCATCGCGATCGAGCAGGTGTTTAAGCAAATGAGCCACGTGCACACCTACGCCAACCTGCTCGCCACCTCCGGAGCCCTCAGCCACCTCCTCTCGCTTATCCACCTGCGCATGCGGGCCGCCGAGCCGCGATCGCGCAGCGTCGACGAGAATCTGGACAAAACCATCGAGTTCATGCATCGCAACGTCAGCGAGAAGTTCAGCCTCTCCGAACTCGCCAAACTCGCCCACCTCAGCCCCAACCATTTCGGAGCCCTCTTTCTAAAGCGCTTTCAGAGCACGCCCATCGACTACTTCAATCGGCTGAAAATACAACGGGCCTGCGAACTGCTCACCACGACCCAACTCTCCGTTGCCGAAGTCGGAGAAGCACTCGGCTTTTCCGATCCCTTCTATTTCTCCCGACTATTTAAGAAGGTGATGGGCAAATCTCCGCGAGCCTATCGATAG
- a CDS encoding mandelate racemase/muconate lactonizing enzyme family protein translates to MKISAIKAFPSRIGASSQLLLKIESDTGYYGWGASGLTSREMAVSGAIDHFRPWLIGKDPRSIGSIWQELYRSQYFEGGRVLAAAQSAIDIALYDLKAKALGIPVYELLGGRQRDWVECFASLPFGNTLQLIERAESLLSAGFTCLRLTYVNEQTMGDAKTTFDPRKNIAAVAKSIVALRQHVGQEPTLGFDYHHRLTTPETVSFLHRMPIGTLDFLEEPIRCEDPKAYATLRQLVDVPFAIGEEFASKWQFLPFLENGLTQFARVDVCNVGGLTESMKVAALAEAHYIDLMPHNPLGPICAAATIHLAAACSNVSWLEEVNTPIQDLGLCDPKIFPLQPRREQNRYPISDTPGLGIEVDEDALANQTFTPIEVPHFKRADGSVTNW, encoded by the coding sequence ATGAAAATCTCGGCTATCAAAGCCTTTCCCTCCCGTATCGGCGCCAGCAGCCAGCTCCTGCTCAAGATCGAAAGCGACACCGGTTATTACGGCTGGGGAGCTTCCGGCCTTACCTCTCGCGAAATGGCGGTTTCCGGGGCTATCGATCATTTTCGTCCCTGGCTCATTGGCAAAGACCCAAGGAGCATCGGATCCATATGGCAGGAGCTCTACCGAAGCCAATACTTCGAAGGTGGGCGAGTGCTCGCTGCCGCCCAATCAGCCATCGACATCGCCCTTTACGACCTTAAAGCCAAGGCCCTAGGCATTCCTGTTTACGAATTGCTGGGAGGCAGGCAGCGAGACTGGGTGGAATGCTTCGCTTCTCTCCCATTTGGCAACACCCTACAACTGATCGAACGAGCGGAATCCTTGCTGTCTGCGGGATTCACCTGTCTCCGACTGACCTACGTCAACGAACAGACCATGGGAGACGCTAAAACAACATTTGACCCTCGAAAAAACATCGCAGCCGTCGCAAAATCCATCGTAGCTCTGCGCCAACACGTCGGACAAGAGCCCACCTTGGGCTTCGACTACCACCATCGCCTTACGACGCCCGAAACTGTATCCTTCCTGCATCGCATGCCGATCGGCACTCTGGATTTCCTCGAGGAACCCATCCGCTGCGAGGATCCCAAGGCCTATGCCACGCTGCGGCAATTGGTCGATGTCCCCTTCGCCATCGGCGAGGAATTCGCCAGCAAATGGCAGTTTCTGCCTTTTCTAGAAAACGGCCTGACCCAATTCGCCCGAGTCGACGTCTGTAATGTCGGCGGCTTGACCGAGAGCATGAAAGTAGCCGCCTTGGCCGAAGCCCACTATATCGATCTGATGCCACACAATCCCCTGGGGCCGATCTGCGCCGCTGCGACCATTCATCTTGCCGCCGCCTGCTCCAACGTCTCCTGGTTGGAGGAAGTGAACACTCCCATTCAGGACCTCGGCCTCTGTGACCCCAAGATCTTTCCGCTGCAGCCTCGTCGAGAACAGAACCGCTACCCGATCAGCGACACGCCTGGGCTCGGCATTGAAGTCGACGAGGACGCGCTAGCCAACCAGACCTTCACCCCCATCGAAGTCCCCCATTTCAAACGCGCTGACGGCTCCGTCACCAACTGGTAG
- a CDS encoding CocE/NonD family hydrolase, with translation MTSKAPILYLCLLLAFLPSLGAQKPDAILDLGRYRNIKVSPDGSHIAATYQSDKGYVRLYVRDLVRQKTAYAFPHDVTKGEWGERSLENFAWIDDEHIVGISSWDDGNKALVFAKASSLSGIEPMKVLDAQGVYRLIDAIPGSPEFIVAKLPPSGKTGNCAILRLSIENPKQSEALFECEGTGIEALTDRGHRLRLVKPLREKQTPEWLAHDSDTGQWSPIRLSPWSTVYGFDADPSRVLVAQGFETQAAGIYYFDIEKDKLLSALIADEAKPMHKIVRPVFSRKGGQLVGVHINDATLSSKWLDPILQNLQRNIDTACPNSNNRILDWDEARSRVVVERIYPDRPHQIFAFDFKNAKMDHLFDLGGDVSPKQTAPQESFEFENRDGVKLQGFLTLPRKSKKNIPLVIVVRNQPFSSLDHLQWHSDDQYYASLGYATMRLNFSGSSESKGDLEIDWTSPEGPLKPIHDIVDSIDWLAQNKGIDPRKIGIIGYGEGGWIATYATAAYPGRFACAASNDAMYATMGHLIDGETEPIHTAGFRLSAYPKTELSEDQIKKLAPFHNVSKMSTPLFLSYGTWSQPFIKEDTQRFAQIAADAGLEVNKPFEGAWWESHITNNAAFASYQKRLGAFLKKHLD, from the coding sequence ATGACCTCAAAAGCCCCCATCCTCTATCTCTGCCTCCTACTTGCCTTTTTGCCTTCGCTTGGAGCGCAAAAGCCCGACGCAATTCTCGACCTCGGCCGCTACCGCAATATCAAGGTATCGCCCGACGGCAGCCATATCGCTGCCACCTACCAAAGCGACAAGGGATACGTTCGCCTCTACGTACGCGACCTGGTTAGGCAAAAAACGGCATACGCCTTTCCACATGATGTGACCAAAGGCGAATGGGGCGAGCGAAGCCTCGAGAACTTCGCTTGGATTGACGACGAACACATTGTCGGCATTTCGAGTTGGGACGATGGCAACAAGGCTCTCGTCTTCGCCAAGGCTTCGAGCCTGAGCGGCATCGAGCCGATGAAAGTGCTCGACGCCCAAGGCGTTTATCGGCTGATAGATGCCATCCCCGGTTCCCCGGAATTCATAGTCGCAAAACTGCCCCCATCGGGAAAAACCGGCAACTGCGCCATCCTAAGGCTCTCTATCGAAAACCCCAAGCAATCGGAGGCCCTCTTTGAATGCGAGGGAACAGGCATCGAGGCCCTCACCGATCGCGGACACCGCTTGCGACTCGTGAAGCCGCTTCGAGAAAAGCAAACGCCCGAATGGCTAGCCCACGATTCCGATACCGGTCAATGGTCACCCATCCGTCTGAGTCCTTGGAGCACCGTGTACGGGTTCGATGCGGACCCCAGCCGCGTTCTCGTTGCCCAGGGTTTCGAAACGCAAGCGGCCGGTATCTACTACTTCGATATCGAGAAAGACAAACTGCTCTCAGCACTGATCGCAGACGAGGCCAAACCAATGCACAAGATAGTCCGACCCGTGTTTTCCCGAAAAGGCGGGCAACTCGTCGGTGTCCATATAAACGACGCCACTCTGAGCAGCAAATGGCTCGATCCCATCTTGCAAAATCTGCAGCGGAACATAGACACGGCTTGCCCGAATTCGAATAATCGAATCCTCGATTGGGACGAGGCTCGCAGCCGCGTCGTGGTAGAGCGAATCTACCCTGACCGCCCGCACCAGATTTTCGCCTTCGACTTCAAGAATGCCAAAATGGACCACCTCTTCGACCTCGGTGGCGACGTTTCTCCGAAACAAACGGCCCCCCAAGAATCCTTCGAATTCGAAAACCGAGACGGCGTCAAACTACAGGGTTTCCTCACCCTACCTCGCAAATCCAAAAAGAACATCCCCCTCGTGATTGTCGTCCGCAACCAGCCATTTAGCAGCCTCGACCACTTGCAGTGGCATAGCGACGATCAGTACTACGCCTCTCTCGGATATGCCACGATGCGCCTCAACTTTAGCGGATCCAGCGAATCCAAAGGGGATCTCGAAATTGACTGGACATCCCCAGAGGGGCCGCTGAAGCCTATCCACGATATCGTAGACAGCATAGACTGGCTTGCCCAAAACAAAGGCATCGATCCCCGGAAGATCGGGATAATCGGTTACGGCGAAGGCGGTTGGATTGCCACCTACGCGACCGCAGCCTACCCAGGCAGATTCGCCTGCGCCGCAAGCAACGATGCGATGTACGCCACCATGGGCCATCTCATCGATGGAGAAACAGAGCCTATCCATACCGCAGGCTTCCGACTATCCGCCTACCCCAAGACCGAACTATCCGAAGATCAGATCAAGAAGCTCGCGCCGTTCCACAACGTATCCAAAATGTCCACCCCTCTCTTCCTCAGCTATGGCACTTGGTCTCAGCCATTCATCAAAGAAGACACCCAACGTTTCGCCCAAATCGCAGCCGATGCCGGATTGGAGGTAAATAAGCCTTTCGAAGGCGCCTGGTGGGAAAGCCACATTACCAACAATGCTGCTTTCGCCAGCTATCAGAAACGCCTAGGCGCCTTCCTGAAGAAGCACTTGGACTAG
- a CDS encoding MFS transporter yields MSHPNKKAFAFSLIVAIGGLVFGLDLVLIAGTFDYTEIQFGLNAAQKGLIASGPGWGALAALAFAGWVCDRIGRKKTLLVIAALYTISAIGSSLSWGFWSLFLFRLIGGLAFTSLSLASMYIGEIAPPEIRGKLVGSNQLNIAVGIFAGSGLNYLIADIGNSNVDWASAIFLNDQTAWRWMLGIETLPAIIWFLLLLTIPESPRWLVLNDKTEQARSVLAKITPAHKVQEQLDEILRNLKDIHHSLNYAQQAKLLFSRKLWVALAVGLILAWVQPWTGMNPLQSFMPQIFEYAGRGETKLLDQFIINLVGMFFTLLAILVIDKIGRRIILIGGLAACASGWLLVAYGFGSATYSVTPEVVQAIPQSIDPSGLSQLIGQVFDNEMTFKSAIRDSVGADVYNQVESAVMLHGVSMNAVLVLAGIVLFVCAFNFSAGPVLWILFSELFPTKVRALAITGCAWVTTIFGGIVVQQLFPLEIEWFGSTVTFIIYGTFCLLGMIALAKLTPETKGKSIEEIEAEIERLSNKA; encoded by the coding sequence ATGTCACACCCAAACAAGAAGGCCTTCGCATTCTCGCTCATCGTCGCAATCGGCGGACTCGTATTCGGCCTCGACCTAGTTCTCATCGCGGGCACCTTCGATTACACCGAAATTCAATTTGGCCTCAATGCCGCTCAAAAAGGTCTTATTGCGTCAGGTCCGGGCTGGGGAGCGCTGGCAGCTCTCGCCTTCGCTGGATGGGTTTGCGATCGCATCGGCCGTAAGAAGACCCTTCTGGTCATCGCAGCACTCTACACGATCTCTGCAATAGGTTCCTCCCTCTCGTGGGGGTTTTGGTCCCTATTTCTTTTCCGCCTTATCGGAGGCCTCGCATTCACGTCGTTATCTCTAGCATCTATGTACATCGGTGAAATCGCTCCACCCGAGATACGTGGAAAACTAGTCGGATCCAATCAGCTCAATATCGCAGTAGGCATTTTTGCGGGGTCGGGATTGAATTACCTCATCGCTGATATTGGAAATTCAAATGTAGACTGGGCTTCGGCAATCTTTCTGAACGACCAAACTGCTTGGCGTTGGATGCTCGGTATCGAAACTCTACCCGCAATAATCTGGTTCCTCCTCTTGCTGACCATACCAGAAAGCCCACGCTGGCTCGTCCTCAACGACAAGACCGAACAAGCAAGAAGCGTTTTGGCCAAGATAACACCCGCCCATAAGGTGCAGGAACAGCTCGACGAAATCTTGCGAAATCTCAAGGACATCCACCATAGCCTGAACTACGCCCAACAAGCTAAACTCCTCTTTAGTCGGAAGCTATGGGTCGCCCTAGCCGTTGGCCTCATCCTAGCCTGGGTACAACCTTGGACCGGCATGAATCCGCTACAATCTTTCATGCCACAGATTTTTGAATACGCCGGTCGCGGCGAAACCAAACTCCTCGACCAGTTCATCATTAATCTGGTGGGCATGTTCTTCACTCTCCTCGCGATTCTAGTCATCGACAAGATAGGTCGACGAATCATACTTATTGGCGGTCTGGCCGCCTGCGCCTCCGGATGGCTACTGGTCGCCTACGGATTCGGATCCGCCACCTATTCAGTCACGCCAGAGGTCGTACAAGCGATCCCTCAATCAATCGACCCCTCAGGGCTCTCCCAATTGATCGGCCAAGTCTTCGACAACGAAATGACCTTCAAATCAGCGATAAGAGATTCTGTAGGAGCCGATGTCTACAACCAAGTGGAAAGCGCCGTGATGCTACATGGCGTATCCATGAACGCAGTACTCGTTCTCGCTGGAATCGTTCTATTCGTCTGCGCTTTCAACTTCTCCGCGGGTCCCGTACTGTGGATCCTTTTCTCCGAGCTATTTCCAACTAAAGTGCGTGCCTTGGCCATCACCGGTTGCGCCTGGGTCACCACTATCTTTGGCGGCATCGTAGTACAACAGCTTTTTCCTCTTGAAATCGAATGGTTCGGCTCGACCGTCACCTTCATCATCTACGGCACCTTCTGCCTCCTCGGTATGATCGCTCTAGCCAAGCTCACCCCTGAAACCAAAGGGAAAAGCATCGAAGAAATAGAAGCGGAAATCGAACGACTAAGCAACAAGGCCTAG